From Streptomyces sp. NBC_01754, a single genomic window includes:
- a CDS encoding bifunctional nuclease family protein, which yields MNELDVVGVRVEMPSNQPIVLLREVGGDRYLPIWIGAGEATAIAFAQQGMAPARPLTHDLFKDVLEAVGQELTEVRITDLREGVFYAELVFAGGVEVSARPSDAIALALRTGTPIYGSDGVLDDAGIAIPDEQEDEVEKFREFLDQISPEDFGTNSQ from the coding sequence GTGAACGAGCTCGACGTTGTGGGTGTCCGGGTGGAAATGCCTTCCAACCAACCGATCGTGCTCCTGCGTGAAGTGGGAGGCGACCGGTACCTCCCTATTTGGATCGGTGCCGGGGAAGCGACCGCGATCGCCTTCGCCCAGCAGGGCATGGCTCCGGCCAGACCGCTGACCCATGATCTCTTCAAGGACGTGCTCGAGGCCGTGGGCCAGGAGCTCACCGAGGTCCGCATCACGGACCTCCGGGAAGGGGTCTTCTACGCGGAGCTGGTCTTCGCCGGCGGGGTCGAGGTGAGTGCGCGGCCGTCCGACGCCATAGCGCTCGCCCTGCGCACCGGAACGCCGATCTACGGCAGTGACGGGGTGCTGGACGACGCCGGTATCGCCATCCCCGACGAGCAGGAGGACGAGGTGGAGAAGTTCCGCGAATTCCTCGACCAGATCTCGCCGGAGGACTTCGGTACCAACAGTCAGTGA
- the ftsR gene encoding transcriptional regulator FtsR has translation MLRTPTGGAGHGTAAAADERAMSIGTVLLRLRDEFPEVTISKIRFLETEGLVEPGRTPSGYRKFSPADVDRLAQVLRMQRDHYLPLKVIREHLDALARGERVPLPPGGQGDLVDDLWGRDRGQATAARIGRSELLAAAEVTEDQLTEWESYGLIAPGPGGSYDAEAVTVARLVADLGRFGLEPRHLRAVRAAAEREAGLVEQVVAPLRRHRNPQTRAHAEATARELAELSVRLHAALVQTALKVRFH, from the coding sequence ATGCTGCGAACACCGACAGGCGGTGCCGGCCACGGCACCGCCGCTGCCGCGGACGAGCGTGCCATGAGCATCGGCACCGTGCTGCTGCGCCTGCGCGACGAGTTCCCCGAAGTCACCATCTCCAAGATCCGCTTTCTGGAGACGGAGGGGCTCGTCGAGCCGGGGCGGACACCGTCGGGGTACCGGAAGTTCAGCCCGGCGGACGTCGACCGGCTGGCACAGGTACTGAGGATGCAGCGGGACCACTACCTTCCGCTCAAGGTCATCAGGGAGCATCTGGACGCCCTCGCCCGTGGTGAACGCGTCCCGCTCCCCCCTGGGGGGCAGGGAGACCTGGTGGACGACCTCTGGGGCCGGGACCGCGGACAGGCCACGGCCGCCCGGATCGGCCGCTCGGAGCTCCTCGCCGCCGCCGAGGTCACCGAGGACCAGCTCACCGAGTGGGAGTCGTACGGGCTGATCGCGCCCGGTCCGGGAGGCAGCTACGACGCGGAGGCGGTGACCGTGGCGCGGCTGGTGGCGGATCTGGGGCGGTTCGGACTGGAACCCCGCCACCTGCGGGCTGTCCGGGCGGCCGCCGAGCGCGAGGCAGGACTGGTCGAACAGGTGGTCGCACCCCTGCGCCGGCACAGGAATCCGCAGACCAGGGCCCATGCGGAGGCCACCGCCAGGGAGCTCGCCGAGCTGTCGGTGCGGCTTCACGCCGCGCTCGTGCAGACGGCCCTGAAGGTCCGCTTCCACTGA
- a CDS encoding FHA domain-containing protein: protein MPERASETTSTISISGIEAYEAEATGQTALPSLSPEAQAAVDALPAGSALLVVRRGPNSGSRFLLDSDMTTAGRHPQSDIFLDDVTVSRRHVEFHRSPDGSFTVGDVGSLNGTYVNRERIDSVALTNGDEVQIGKYRLVFYASQRGV from the coding sequence GTGCCCGAGCGCGCCTCGGAGACGACCTCGACCATCTCGATCTCGGGTATCGAGGCGTACGAGGCCGAGGCGACGGGCCAGACGGCCCTGCCGTCGCTCTCACCGGAGGCCCAGGCCGCCGTGGACGCCCTGCCGGCCGGCTCCGCGCTCCTGGTCGTGCGCCGCGGTCCCAACTCCGGCAGCCGCTTCCTGCTGGACAGCGACATGACCACGGCCGGCCGCCACCCGCAGAGCGACATCTTCCTCGATGACGTGACCGTGTCGCGGCGTCATGTGGAGTTCCACAGGAGCCCGGACGGTAGCTTCACCGTGGGGGACGTCGGCAGCCTCAACGGCACATACGTCAACCGCGAGCGCATCGATTCCGTCGCGCTGACCAATGGCGACGAAGTCCAGATCGGTAAGTACCGCCTGGTCTTCTACGCGAGCCAGCGGGGCGTGTGA
- a CDS encoding DUF881 domain-containing protein, producing the protein MTNEEHPGIPGRGGALPPEAPTPPPAATETPKDGSEGRRRLLAGLWPPRVTRAQLVVALLLFVLGLGLAIQVRSNSDNSALRGARQEDLVRILDELDNRTQRLEDEKQRLDDQRTELENSSDQAEEARKQTLEKERQLGVLAGTVAAHGPGITLTVSDPAGAVKADMLLDAVQELRAAGAEAIEVNGVRVVVNTYFSGEGGELSVDGRRIRAPYAFKVIGKPEDLEPALNIPGGVVQTLEKEQAAAEVTRSEDIVVDALRPAKQPDYARSSSQ; encoded by the coding sequence ATGACCAACGAAGAGCACCCGGGCATCCCGGGACGCGGCGGCGCACTGCCGCCGGAAGCCCCCACACCGCCCCCGGCAGCCACGGAGACGCCGAAGGACGGGTCGGAGGGGCGACGGCGCCTGCTGGCGGGCCTCTGGCCTCCCCGGGTCACCAGGGCCCAACTCGTCGTCGCGCTGCTGCTGTTCGTCCTCGGGCTGGGGCTGGCGATCCAGGTCAGGTCCAACAGCGACAACAGCGCGCTGCGCGGCGCCCGCCAGGAGGACCTGGTCCGTATCCTCGACGAACTCGACAACCGCACCCAGCGCCTCGAGGACGAGAAGCAGCGCCTGGACGACCAGCGTACGGAGCTGGAGAACAGCTCCGACCAGGCGGAGGAGGCCCGGAAGCAGACGCTGGAGAAGGAGCGGCAGCTCGGCGTGCTCGCGGGCACCGTGGCGGCGCACGGACCGGGCATCACCCTGACCGTCAGCGACCCGGCCGGTGCCGTGAAGGCCGATATGCTCCTTGACGCGGTCCAGGAGCTCCGCGCGGCCGGGGCCGAGGCGATCGAGGTCAACGGCGTGCGGGTGGTGGTCAATACGTACTTCTCCGGCGAAGGCGGAGAGCTGAGCGTGGACGGCCGCAGAATCCGGGCGCCGTACGCCTTCAAGGTCATCGGGAAGCCGGAGGATCTCGAACCGGCTCTGAACATTCCCGGAGGCGTGGTGCAGACGCTGGAGAAGGAGCAGGCCGCGGCAGAGGTGACCCGCTCCGAGGACATCGTGGTCGACGCCTTGCGACCTGCGAAGCAGCCTGACTACGCTCGGTCGTCGTCGCAGTGA
- a CDS encoding small basic family protein, whose protein sequence is MIAVLGLVVGVVVGLLVRPEVPAVVEPYLPIAVVAALDAVFGGLRAMLDGIFVDKVFVVSFLSNVVVAALIVFLGDKLGVGAQLSTGVVVVLGIRIFSNAAAIRRHVFRA, encoded by the coding sequence GTGATCGCCGTACTGGGCCTCGTCGTGGGAGTCGTGGTCGGACTGTTGGTCCGGCCCGAAGTGCCGGCGGTGGTCGAGCCCTACCTGCCGATCGCCGTGGTCGCCGCGCTCGACGCCGTCTTCGGCGGGCTGCGCGCCATGCTCGACGGGATCTTCGTCGACAAGGTCTTCGTGGTGTCGTTCCTGTCGAACGTCGTGGTGGCCGCGCTCATCGTGTTCCTCGGCGACAAACTCGGTGTCGGCGCCCAGCTCTCCACGGGTGTGGTGGTCGTCCTCGGTATCCGTATCTTCTCCAACGCCGCGGCGATCCGCCGGCACGTCTTCCGGGCCTGA
- a CDS encoding DUF881 domain-containing protein has translation MSQPPPDRSSAPPPPRPDASMSLLTTVMEHSLDEGYAEASARRQAEGRSGMPGTLKSKLGLAAGLVLAAFVVTLGAAEARVAAPVVAKEREELIDRVNAETGAADALAAEVEELRKDVGERQRKALEEHGGDRGGLVALLSGATPVEGPGVKLVIDDAEDTDQGGGGPRESTGFADIGRVRDRDMQRVVNGLWQSGAEAVAINGQRLTALSAIRAAGDAILVDNRPLVPPYTVLAVGDAGRLASAFRGSADGQYLQDLHKNFDIRTAISEQKQVRLPAAPSLIVRTAQPRAADTGSGAADTGKGTS, from the coding sequence ATGTCGCAGCCGCCCCCCGATCGGAGTAGCGCACCGCCGCCTCCCCGCCCCGACGCGTCCATGTCGCTGCTGACCACGGTCATGGAGCACAGCCTCGACGAGGGGTACGCCGAGGCATCCGCCAGGCGTCAGGCCGAGGGCCGGTCCGGCATGCCCGGCACGCTCAAGTCGAAACTGGGCCTGGCGGCCGGTCTCGTGCTGGCCGCCTTCGTGGTGACCCTGGGCGCGGCCGAGGCGAGGGTCGCCGCCCCGGTCGTCGCCAAGGAGCGCGAGGAGCTCATCGACCGCGTCAACGCGGAGACCGGCGCGGCCGACGCGCTGGCGGCCGAGGTGGAGGAGCTGCGCAAGGACGTCGGCGAACGCCAGCGCAAGGCCCTCGAGGAGCACGGCGGGGACCGGGGAGGGCTCGTCGCGCTGCTGTCGGGAGCGACGCCGGTCGAGGGCCCCGGGGTCAAGCTGGTCATCGACGACGCCGAGGACACGGACCAGGGCGGCGGCGGACCGCGGGAGTCCACGGGCTTCGCCGACATCGGGCGGGTACGCGACCGGGACATGCAGCGAGTGGTCAACGGCCTCTGGCAGTCCGGAGCCGAGGCGGTAGCCATCAACGGGCAGCGGCTGACAGCCCTCTCGGCCATCCGTGCGGCCGGCGACGCCATACTGGTCGACAACAGGCCGCTGGTGCCGCCGTACACCGTCCTGGCGGTGGGGGACGCGGGCAGACTCGCCTCCGCGTTCCGGGGCAGCGCGGACGGCCAGTACCTCCAGGACCTGCACAAGAACTTCGACATCCGCACCGCCATCTCCGAGCAGAAGCAGGTGCGCCTGCCGGCCGCGCCGAGCCTGATCGTACGCACAGCACAGCCTCGGGCCGCAGACACGGGAAGTGGTGCGGCAGACACAGGGAAGGGCACATCGTGA
- a CDS encoding mannose-1-phosphate guanyltransferase, whose amino-acid sequence MKAVVMAGGEGTRLRPMTSSMPKPLLPVANRPIMEHVLKLLKRHGLNETVVTVQFLASLVKNYFGDGEELGMELSYANEEKPLGTAGSVKNAEDALKDDTFLVISGDALTDFDLTDLIAFHKEKGALVTVCLTRVPNPLEFGITIVDEEGKVERFLEKPTWGQVFSDTVNTGIYVMEPEVFDYVQADTSVDWSGDVFPQLMKDGKPVYGYIAEGYWEDVGTHESYVKAQADVLERKVDVELDGFEISPGVWVAEGAEVHPDAVLRGPLYIGDYAKIEAGVEIREHTVVGSNVVVKTGAFLHRAVVHDNVYVGQQSNLRGCVVGKNTDIMRAARIEDGAVIGDECLVGEESIIQGNVRVYPFKTIEAGAFVNTSVIWESRGQAHLFGTRGVSGILNVEITPELAVRLAGAYATTLKKGATVTTARDHSRGARALKRAVISALQASAIDVRDLENVPLPVARQQTARGSAGGIMIRTSPGVPDSVDIMFFDERGADLSQARQRKLDRVYARQEYRRAFPGEIGDLYFPSSVFDSYTGSLLRNVDTAGIADAGLKVVVDASNGSAGLVLPSLLGRLGVDALTINPGLDESRPTESVETRRAGLVRLGEIVSSARAAFGVRFDPVGERLSLVDERGRIIEDDRALLVMLDLVAAERRSGRVALPVTTTRVAEQVAAYHGTQVEWTTTSPDDLTRVGREDTTIFGGDGRGGFIVPEFSSVFDGAAAFVRLIGLVARTQLTLSQIDARIPRAHVLRRDLATPWAVKGLVMRRVVEAAGDRDVDITDGVRVVETDGRWVMVLPDPSEAVTHLWAEGPDDASAEALLDEWAAVVDSAGD is encoded by the coding sequence ATGAAGGCCGTCGTGATGGCAGGCGGCGAAGGCACTCGTCTTCGCCCCATGACCTCGAGCATGCCCAAGCCGCTTCTGCCGGTTGCCAACCGGCCCATCATGGAACACGTGCTGAAGCTGCTCAAGCGGCACGGGCTCAACGAGACCGTGGTGACGGTACAGTTCCTCGCCTCGCTCGTGAAGAATTACTTCGGTGACGGCGAAGAACTCGGCATGGAGCTGAGCTACGCCAATGAGGAGAAGCCGCTCGGTACCGCGGGAAGCGTGAAGAACGCCGAGGACGCCCTGAAGGACGACACCTTCCTGGTCATTTCCGGCGACGCCCTCACCGACTTCGATCTCACCGACCTGATCGCGTTCCACAAGGAAAAGGGCGCGCTGGTCACGGTCTGTCTGACGCGTGTCCCCAATCCACTGGAATTCGGGATCACCATCGTCGACGAGGAAGGCAAGGTCGAACGCTTCCTGGAGAAGCCGACCTGGGGACAGGTCTTCTCGGACACGGTCAACACCGGCATCTACGTGATGGAACCCGAGGTCTTCGACTACGTCCAGGCCGACACGTCCGTGGACTGGTCCGGTGACGTCTTCCCACAGCTCATGAAGGACGGGAAGCCGGTCTACGGCTACATCGCCGAGGGCTACTGGGAAGACGTCGGCACGCACGAGAGCTATGTGAAGGCCCAGGCCGACGTACTGGAACGGAAGGTCGACGTCGAGCTCGACGGCTTCGAGATCTCGCCCGGGGTCTGGGTCGCGGAAGGAGCGGAGGTCCACCCCGACGCCGTGCTCCGGGGTCCCCTGTACATCGGGGACTACGCGAAGATCGAAGCCGGTGTCGAGATCCGTGAGCACACGGTCGTGGGCTCCAACGTCGTCGTCAAGACCGGTGCGTTCCTGCACCGGGCCGTGGTCCACGACAACGTGTACGTCGGGCAGCAGAGCAATCTGCGCGGCTGCGTGGTCGGCAAGAACACCGACATCATGCGAGCGGCCCGGATCGAGGACGGAGCCGTCATCGGCGACGAATGCCTTGTCGGCGAGGAATCGATCATCCAGGGCAATGTGCGGGTCTACCCGTTCAAGACGATCGAGGCCGGCGCCTTCGTCAACACCTCGGTGATCTGGGAGTCCCGGGGACAGGCGCACCTCTTCGGTACACGCGGTGTCTCCGGCATCCTGAACGTGGAGATCACCCCGGAACTGGCCGTCCGTCTCGCCGGCGCCTACGCCACCACCCTCAAGAAGGGCGCGACGGTCACCACGGCCCGTGACCACTCGCGCGGGGCGCGGGCACTGAAGAGAGCGGTGATCTCGGCACTCCAGGCCAGCGCCATCGACGTCCGGGATCTGGAGAACGTGCCGTTGCCGGTCGCCCGCCAGCAGACGGCGCGGGGCAGCGCCGGCGGCATTATGATCCGTACCTCGCCGGGTGTGCCCGACTCGGTCGACATCATGTTCTTCGACGAGCGGGGCGCCGACCTCTCCCAGGCCCGCCAGCGGAAACTGGACCGGGTCTACGCCCGCCAGGAGTACCGCAGGGCGTTCCCCGGTGAGATCGGGGACCTGTACTTCCCGTCGAGCGTCTTCGACTCTTACACCGGTTCCCTGCTCCGCAACGTAGACACGGCCGGAATCGCCGACGCGGGTCTCAAGGTCGTCGTGGACGCCTCCAACGGCAGTGCCGGGCTGGTCCTGCCCAGCCTGCTCGGCAGGCTCGGCGTGGACGCGCTGACCATCAACCCGGGGCTCGACGAATCCCGGCCCACCGAGTCCGTCGAGACCCGCAGAGCGGGACTCGTCCGGCTCGGAGAGATCGTGTCGTCCGCCAGGGCGGCCTTCGGGGTGCGGTTCGACCCTGTCGGCGAGCGGCTCTCCCTCGTCGACGAGCGGGGCCGCATCATCGAGGACGACCGTGCCCTGCTGGTCATGCTGGACCTCGTGGCGGCCGAGCGGCGCAGTGGCCGGGTCGCTCTGCCGGTGACCACGACACGTGTCGCCGAACAGGTGGCGGCCTACCACGGCACCCAGGTGGAGTGGACGACCACGTCACCGGACGACCTCACGCGGGTCGGCCGGGAGGACACCACCATCTTCGGCGGGGACGGCCGCGGCGGATTCATCGTCCCCGAGTTCAGCAGCGTCTTCGACGGTGCCGCGGCGTTCGTCCGCCTCATCGGTCTGGTGGCCAGGACCCAGCTCACGCTCAGCCAGATCGACGCCCGTATCCCGCGTGCCCACGTGCTGCGACGGGACCTCGCCACGCCGTGGGCCGTCAAGGGCCTGGTGATGCGGCGGGTCGTGGAAGCGGCCGGAGACCGCGACGTGGACATCACCGACGGCGTCCGGGTGGTGGAGACCGACGGCCGCTGGGTCATGGTGCTGCCCGACCCGTCGGAGGCCGTGACCCACCTGTGGGCGGAAGGGCCCGACGACGCCTCGGCGGAGGCGCTCCTCGACGAATGGGCCGCGGTCGTGGACAGCGCGGGGGACTGA
- a CDS encoding CDP-alcohol phosphatidyltransferase family protein, translated as MEVQETRVQTDRVLTIPNILSMARLVGVPLFLWLILRPVFGGPNSDGWALLVLMLSGVSDYLDGKLARKWNQISNLGRLLDPAADRLYILSTLLGLTWREILPLWLTCALLARELMLLIMVGILRRHGYPPPQVNFLGKAATFNLMYAFPLLLLSDGSGWLASLGTIFGWAFAVWGTTLYWWAGILYVVQVRRLVKADVVAD; from the coding sequence GTGGAGGTCCAGGAGACTCGAGTTCAGACGGACCGAGTACTCACCATCCCCAACATCCTCAGCATGGCGCGTCTCGTCGGCGTACCGCTCTTCCTGTGGCTGATTCTCCGCCCGGTGTTCGGAGGGCCCAACAGCGACGGCTGGGCCCTTCTGGTGCTCATGCTGAGCGGCGTCAGCGACTACCTCGACGGCAAGCTCGCTCGCAAGTGGAACCAGATCAGCAACCTAGGGCGGCTCCTCGATCCGGCGGCCGATCGTCTCTACATCCTCTCGACGCTCCTGGGGCTCACCTGGCGGGAGATCCTCCCTCTCTGGCTCACCTGCGCTCTGCTCGCCCGGGAGCTGATGCTGCTCATCATGGTGGGGATCCTCCGCCGGCACGGCTATCCGCCACCGCAGGTCAACTTCCTCGGTAAAGCTGCAACATTCAACCTGATGTACGCCTTCCCCTTGTTGCTGCTCAGCGACGGAAGTGGTTGGCTGGCATCGCTGGGCACCATTTTCGGATGGGCGTTCGCAGTGTGGGGTACAACCCTCTATTGGTGGGCAGGGATCCTCTATGTGGTCCAAGTCCGCCGACTCGTCAAGGCGGACGTAGTAGCCGATTAG
- a CDS encoding PTS sugar transporter subunit IIA, translating to MTTVMSPLAGRAIGLAEVPDPVFSGAMVGPGTAIDPVREPSEAVSPVAGIIVSLHPHAFVVVDDQGHGVLTHLGIDTVQLNGEGFELLVNKGDTVTRGQAVVRWDPAGVEAAGKSPICPVVALEATAESLSDVRESGEVKAGDTLFGWQ from the coding sequence ATGACCACAGTGATGTCCCCTCTTGCCGGTCGTGCCATCGGACTCGCCGAGGTCCCCGACCCTGTGTTCTCCGGTGCGATGGTGGGTCCCGGTACCGCGATCGACCCCGTGCGTGAGCCGTCCGAGGCCGTGTCGCCGGTCGCCGGCATCATCGTCTCCCTGCACCCGCACGCCTTCGTCGTCGTGGACGACCAGGGGCACGGCGTTCTGACCCACCTTGGGATCGACACGGTGCAGCTCAACGGTGAGGGCTTCGAGCTGCTCGTGAACAAGGGTGACACGGTGACCCGGGGCCAGGCCGTTGTCCGGTGGGACCCGGCAGGGGTCGAGGCGGCCGGCAAGTCGCCGATCTGCCCGGTGGTGGCCCTCGAGGCGACCGCCGAATCGCTTTCCGACGTGCGCGAGAGCGGCGAAGTGAAGGCCGGCGACACGCTGTTCGGCTGGCAGTGA
- the ptsP gene encoding phosphoenolpyruvate--protein phosphotransferase: METTLRGVGVSHGVAIGEVRHMGTAVLEPPAKQIPAEEAEREQGRARQAVEAVAADLIARGNLAGGEAQHVLEAQAMMAQDPELIADVERRIAVGSTAERGVYDAFAAYRALLANAGEYLAGRVADLDDVRNRIVARLLGVPMPGVPDSDEPYVLIARDLAPADTALLDPTLVLGFVTEEGGPTSHSAILARALGVPAVVALPGAGEIAEGTVVAVDGSTGEVFVEPSEGRRAEMQTAAAARKAALSAVTGPGATSDGHKVPLLANVGGPGDVPAALEAGAEGVGLFRTEFLFLDDSKQAPSEEKQIAAYRAVLEAFPEGRVVVRVLDAGADKPLDFLTPADEPNPALGVRGLRSLLDHPDVLRTQLTALSKAAEGLPVYLEVMAPMVADRTDAKAFADACREAGLRAKFGAMVEIPSAALRARSILQEVEFLSLGTNDLAQYTFAADRQVGAVSRLQDPWQPALLDLVALSAEAAAAEGKSCGVCGEAASDPLLACVLTGLGVTSLSMGAASIPYVRATLAKHTLAQCERAASAARAADSAEDARLAAQAVLSGE; this comes from the coding sequence ATGGAGACAACGCTGCGAGGCGTCGGCGTGAGCCACGGTGTGGCGATCGGCGAGGTTCGGCACATGGGTACGGCGGTGCTGGAACCGCCCGCCAAACAGATTCCCGCGGAGGAGGCCGAGCGCGAACAGGGGCGCGCCCGCCAGGCGGTGGAGGCTGTGGCGGCCGATCTGATCGCGCGGGGCAACCTGGCGGGGGGCGAGGCACAGCACGTGCTCGAGGCCCAGGCCATGATGGCGCAGGATCCGGAGCTCATCGCCGATGTGGAGCGACGCATCGCCGTCGGCAGTACCGCCGAGCGTGGTGTGTACGACGCGTTCGCGGCGTACCGGGCCCTGCTGGCCAACGCCGGGGAGTACCTGGCGGGGCGCGTGGCCGACCTCGACGACGTGCGCAACCGGATCGTGGCGCGCCTGCTCGGGGTACCGATGCCCGGTGTCCCGGACAGCGACGAGCCGTACGTGCTGATCGCACGTGATCTCGCCCCCGCCGACACGGCGCTGCTCGACCCCACGCTGGTGCTCGGGTTCGTGACCGAGGAAGGCGGGCCGACCAGCCACAGCGCCATCCTGGCACGGGCGCTCGGGGTGCCGGCCGTGGTGGCCCTCCCCGGTGCGGGTGAGATCGCCGAGGGCACGGTCGTCGCGGTCGACGGCAGCACCGGTGAGGTCTTCGTCGAGCCGAGCGAGGGCCGGCGCGCGGAGATGCAGACCGCCGCCGCAGCTCGCAAGGCCGCGCTGTCCGCCGTGACCGGTCCCGGTGCCACCTCCGACGGGCACAAGGTGCCCCTGCTGGCCAACGTCGGCGGCCCCGGTGACGTCCCGGCGGCGCTGGAGGCCGGCGCCGAGGGTGTCGGACTGTTCCGTACCGAGTTCCTGTTCCTGGACGACAGCAAGCAGGCGCCCTCCGAGGAGAAGCAGATCGCGGCCTACCGTGCCGTGCTGGAGGCGTTTCCCGAGGGACGCGTGGTCGTGCGGGTGCTGGACGCCGGTGCGGACAAGCCCCTGGACTTCCTGACGCCCGCCGACGAGCCGAACCCGGCGCTCGGTGTGCGGGGCCTGCGCAGCCTGCTGGACCACCCGGACGTGCTGCGGACGCAGCTGACCGCGCTGTCCAAGGCCGCCGAGGGACTGCCTGTCTACCTCGAGGTCATGGCGCCCATGGTGGCGGACCGCACCGACGCCAAGGCGTTCGCCGACGCCTGCCGTGAGGCCGGACTACGGGCGAAGTTCGGTGCGATGGTGGAGATCCCGTCCGCCGCGCTGCGGGCGCGCTCGATCCTTCAGGAGGTGGAGTTCCTGTCCCTGGGCACCAACGACCTGGCGCAGTACACCTTCGCCGCAGACCGCCAGGTCGGGGCCGTGTCACGGTTGCAGGACCCGTGGCAGCCGGCGCTGCTGGACCTTGTGGCGCTGTCGGCCGAGGCCGCCGCCGCGGAGGGCAAGAGCTGCGGTGTCTGCGGCGAGGCCGCCTCGGACCCCCTTCTGGCCTGCGTGCTGACCGGTCTCGGGGTCACCTCCCTGTCGATGGGTGCCGCGTCCATCCCCTACGTGCGGGCGACGCTGGCGAAGCACACGCTCGCGCAGTGCGAGCGCGCGGCTTCCGCCGCGCGTGCGGCGGACTCCGCCGAGGACGCGCGGCTCGCGGCACAGGCGGTTCTGTCGGGCGAGTGA